The DNA window TCTGTCAAAATGTAAAGCGTGTGGATTACTTCATTACTGAACCAAGTCCGAACGCCAAACGCCATTGCTCTCGGAAATTTTGATGGCTTGCACCGAGGGCACCAGGCCGTTATGGCACCTATTCTCCAGGGAACGTTTCCATCAGGGGTGCATAGAACCCTGGTCACGTTTCAGCCTCATCCGCAAGAGTTTTTTACTGGGCAGCCCCGATCACTCCTCACCCCCCTTGAGGAAAAGATAGCGCTATTGCAAACCATGGGGTTTGACCAACTGATCTTGTTGCCATTCAATCGCGAGTTGGCTGCCCTTACGCCCCCAGCCTTTGTGGATGACATTCTATCCCATCGCTTGCAGGCTAAGGTGATTAGCGTAGGGATGGATTTTTGTTTTGGCTACCAACGATCGGGCACTGCTGATGATCTGAGAACACTGGCCCAAGCTCACGGTATTGCGACCATAGTTACCCCCCTGCAACGGATCGAGGGCGATCGCATCAGTAGCTCCGCTATTCGCCAAGCCCTGCTAGAGGGTGATCCCCAACGAGCTAGGCATCTGTTAGGGCGAGCGTATCGATTAATTGGCTCTGTTGTGCAGGGGCAGCAACTGGGGAGAAGGTTGGGGTTTCCTACCGCTAATTTGCAGCTACCGCCAGAGAAATTTTTGCCCCGCCGCGGTGTTTATGCTGTTACTGTGCAAGGGGTAGATGCCCTGGGGAACCCACTACTGGCAAAGGGAGTGATGAATATTGGTTGCCGTCCTACTGTCGATGGAACTGCCCAAACAGTGGAAGTGCATTTGTTAGATTGGAGCGGGGATTTGTATGGACAAACCATTATGGTGGACTTAGATACTTTTTTGCGTCCGGAGCAACAGTTCGCTTCCTTGGAGGAACTAACCACACAGATCCAACTAGACTGCACCCATGCCCGTGCCCATTGGCAGCTATTAACCTGATAACGTAGAAAGCCTTTATGAGAGACCGAATTGAGCGCCTAATCCAGAACTTGAGCCGTACAATCGTGGGGAAGGCGGATGCTATCCAGTTGGTGACTGTAGCGTTATTAGCGGGTGGACACGCCCTGCTAGAGGATGTGCCAGGGGTGGGCAAAACCCTGCTAGCTAAATCACTGGCCAAGTCGATCGACGGCAAATTTCAACGTCTCCAGTGCACGCCCGATTTACTGCCAACGGATGTGACCGGAACTAACATCTGGAACCCCAGCACAGGGGAATTTCAATTTTTGTCGGGGCCAGTATTTGCCAATGTGCTCCTTGCTGATGAAATCAACCGGGCAACACCCCGCACCCAGTCGGCCTTGTTGGAAGTTATGGAAGAGCAGCAGGTAACCTTGGATGGTCTATCTCGTCCAGTTCCTAGTCCCTTTTTTGTGATTGCTACCCAAAACCCGATCGAATACCAAGGCACTTTCCCCCTACCCGAAGCCCAGATGGATCGCTTCCTGTTAGCGCTCTCCCTAGGTTATCCCTCGGAGCAAGAAGAGCTACAAATGTTACAGCGCCTTCAAAGTAGTGTATCCGTGGCTGAACTGCAGCCCTGTTTGTCCCTAGAGGATGTGCAGGAATTGAAACGGCTAGCCATGCAAGTCAAGGTGGAAGAATCGCTACAGCGGTACATTTTGCAACTAGTACGGGCTACCCGCGAAGATGACGAGATCACCCTAGGTGTGAGTCCTCGTGGTGCCGTTGGGTTGCATCGAGCTACTCAAGCACTAGCATTTTTAGAAGACCGTGATTACGCGATCCCCGACGATGTGAAACGCCTAGCCCCCCATGTGCTGTCTCATCGCATTATCCCTGCTAGAGGCCAACGAGCACGCTCGATCGTCGAGCGCCTTCTGCGCTCTGTCCCTATTCCATAACAGTGAGTTCCCTAAAAGTTTGGCTAGCTAAGGGTGATCGCGATTAATAACATGGCACAATCGATCGTGTCGTGTTTTGTGCTCCTGAGCTAGCCCGTTGCCATGACTCAAAATCTATCGGATACTCCACTGCAATCGCCCTCGACCAATTTGCCTCGTCTTGGTCTGTTCACAATGTTCCGTTTGGGACTGTTCCAAATGGGCTTGGGGATGATGTCTCTACTGACCTTG is part of the Cyanobacteriota bacterium genome and encodes:
- a CDS encoding MoxR family ATPase, whose protein sequence is MRDRIERLIQNLSRTIVGKADAIQLVTVALLAGGHALLEDVPGVGKTLLAKSLAKSIDGKFQRLQCTPDLLPTDVTGTNIWNPSTGEFQFLSGPVFANVLLADEINRATPRTQSALLEVMEEQQVTLDGLSRPVPSPFFVIATQNPIEYQGTFPLPEAQMDRFLLALSLGYPSEQEELQMLQRLQSSVSVAELQPCLSLEDVQELKRLAMQVKVEESLQRYILQLVRATREDDEITLGVSPRGAVGLHRATQALAFLEDRDYAIPDDVKRLAPHVLSHRIIPARGQRARSIVERLLRSVPIP
- a CDS encoding bifunctional riboflavin kinase/FAD synthetase, with the translated sequence MWITSLLNQVRTPNAIALGNFDGLHRGHQAVMAPILQGTFPSGVHRTLVTFQPHPQEFFTGQPRSLLTPLEEKIALLQTMGFDQLILLPFNRELAALTPPAFVDDILSHRLQAKVISVGMDFCFGYQRSGTADDLRTLAQAHGIATIVTPLQRIEGDRISSSAIRQALLEGDPQRARHLLGRAYRLIGSVVQGQQLGRRLGFPTANLQLPPEKFLPRRGVYAVTVQGVDALGNPLLAKGVMNIGCRPTVDGTAQTVEVHLLDWSGDLYGQTIMVDLDTFLRPEQQFASLEELTTQIQLDCTHARAHWQLLT